The following coding sequences lie in one Rutidosis leptorrhynchoides isolate AG116_Rl617_1_P2 chromosome 4, CSIRO_AGI_Rlap_v1, whole genome shotgun sequence genomic window:
- the LOC139845642 gene encoding uncharacterized protein, which produces MATPHREIPHSEHQSECQDIEELGSKLDMLLAESEAKIEAELVAHRIAQIQALDKLFAQSRALTQALSKQALDQAQQKAQSDAEAEAEAALERKNITVNMSTFFAACGVMYVSRLGFSEDLPFLVKLMTFLFDCGVFSLFCICWDIVVSEKTFFDGIKSGFHKLKKDRLSKKGMTAEVGYRLVDDQV; this is translated from the exons ATGGCGACACCACACCG TGAAATACCCCATTCTGAGCATCAATCTGAATGCCAAGACATTGA GGAACTTGGGTCAAAGTTGGATATGCTGCTTGCGGAGTCCGAAGCCAAAATTGAAGCAGAACTCGTAGCCCATAGAATAGCCCAAATCCAAGCCTTGGATAAATTGTTTGCCCAATCCCGAGCGCTAACTCAAGCCTTGTCCAAACAAGCCCTGGATCAGGCCCAACAGAAGGCCCAGTCTGATGCTGAAGCTGAAGCTGAGGCCGCCCTTGAAAGAAA GAACATTACGGTGAATATGTCAACGTTTTTTGCTGCTTGTGGTGTTATGTACGTGTCCCGTCTGGGTTTTAGTGAAGATTTGCCTTTTCTTGTCAAGCTAATGACTTTCCTCTTTGATTGTGGTGTGTTTTCTCTCTTCTGCATTTGCTGGGATATTGTGGTTTCTGAAAAAACATTCTTTGATGGGATTAAGTCTGGATTTCATAAGTTGAAGAAGGATCGTCTGAGCAAGAAAGGGATGACTGCTGAGGTTGGTTATCGTCTTGTAGATGATCAAGTTTAG